From Pan troglodytes isolate AG18354 chromosome 1, NHGRI_mPanTro3-v2.0_pri, whole genome shotgun sequence:
CACTCTCAGGTGGGAGTGGCGGACAGCATCGAGCCTTTCTATTTTTGCGAGAGTTTTGGGCACAGTTCAGACCTACCTGTAACAGAATTTTTTCTTACCACTTCAGGGCAGTCCAACATAAAGATCTTAAGAAACAAGTTTGGTGGGGTTTGCCTTAATTTCATACTTGAAGGGCAAGTAAGACAAAACAAAGTCATGGTCTCGGTTTGGGGTCTCACTCAAAAGACTGACAAGTGTTTCTAAAATAGATTGGGCTGCTGATTTAGGGCATAGAGCAATGTGTTCCCTCCaaactattattttgttttgtttttgtctgtttttttgagagagggtcgcactctgttgcccaggctggagtgcagtggcatgctgacagctcgctgcagcctcaacctcctaggctcaagcaatcctcccaccttagcctcctgtagctgggactacaggcacatgccaccatgcctggctaatgtttttggcattcttttgtggagacagggttttgctatgttgcccaggctggtctcaaactcctgggctcaagcaacccaaagtgccaggattacaggtttgcgccactgtgcccggtcccagactattcttaaaaatatttccatttttttttaaactatagtgTCAGTATTAAAaggtgaagaatttttaaatctcaaaaaataaagcctTAAAACTAAATTTAGTTTCCCACTTCAATTGCCAAATTCTTACCCAAACAAATATACCAAGCCCTTCTATTGAGACCAAAAAGAATGTCTGAGCTATAATTAATGTAATTGTTACCGGTGGTGCTCTATGAATAAatgcagaattaaaaaaaattccatctggCCCAGTCTTCTGTATTTGCAAATAAATAGTTCTTCCCACACTTCCCCTCAAATATCAGTGACCACCTTAAATAGCATTTTCAGAGTGAACTAGttgtgaaaacaaaattattctgCAACTCTTCTGGAATAATGAATCCTAATGTGACAAGGAAAACATTCAGAGACACACTGCTGTTGGAAGTGCCTCCTcacaaaattaaagaagaaaatagatacCAAGTCACATTCTTTTAATGATATAGGTTTTACTCAATTCAGAACCTCTAGGTTGGTCAATTCTGAACAAGAACACACAGTTGGCTTCCAACTGATTTGAGAATTAACATTCATAAATCATATTATTATAGTATATGACAAATAACTTAAGTGCCAGCAATTTCACTCTAGTGGCACATGTCAAATTTACCGCTACTATTCCTAACTACAGAAACAGGTGATATTCTCTGCCTGCTTCTTTAGTGTTGGGTTCCATAATAACAACTATAATTTAGTAAATGTGTACATTTTATGTAAcgatatttacataatatatcatatttaattttcacaactctCTTTTAGAAGCCTTATCAGCCCCATTTTGCAGACGAAGAGGCCAAGCTTCAAGGGCTTGAGTAACTTGCTTAAGCTTGCAGTGCCAGTAGCTGATAGAGTTTGAAAACAAATTCAGTATCAAACCTCTTGCCAGTTCCTTAATgtgaaaatatcttattttctatGACTATTAAAATGTTGCTTTATGCCATatgctataatatatattacaattaAAACAAGATTAATAGAACTTTCAAATAAGACTCTAGCAAAAATTCTTATCTTACACATCACCTCATTTATGAGATACTTAAACTAATGGCCAAATTTGTCCATCTAGAGACACAGGGGAAGAGGAGATTAGATGAAAGATCTTTGTGTCATTTGATTAATCTGGAAGTAGACTAATGTCATGGCTCCTTCTATGGCAGATTGATAAAAACATGTCACAGCTGGGCCAGGGAGTACCAGCTGTAAGCAGCAGCCATTTTCCAGAAAGAACACGGCGGTCACCTCAGACCCACAGCGCTGCATCTTAGAACACTGCAATACAGGGAGAAGGCAAACAAGGGGGAAAACGCATGATGATGAAGTACATCAATGTCGAATCTTTAAAAGATtcacttaaaaaggaaaaagcctttaaaaaaatcacaggagtTTTACAATGTGTCTAAGTTTCTAGGTGAGGCATTACCTCATGTTTTTGCAATTTGTTTTGCTTGCTTAAGGGGGCAATTTAGTaagtacaaaatagaaaaagaaatgagaatgtcAAGATATGATCCCATTTTTAAGGCCCAGAAAATTGTTTAAATAGCTGCCAGTTCAGTTACTTTAAATCCCCTCACCTTGCTGAAATTCTTTAATAGTTCTTCCAGTATCCAaaactatatttttgtttttatgttaacTTATTATGTGTCTCTCCCTCTAGAAAGTAAGCTTTACGAGAGCAGGGACTTGATCTGTGTTCAGCGCTGTCTTCCTAGTTTCTAtaatatagtaggtgctcactaaatatgccaaagaataaaaaaaaacacagataagCAATTTACATATAGATAGCACCTAGCAAATACTTGTTGAGTAATGTAGctttttcactgaaaataatcaaaaccaaatctatcatgaaaggatatttatttttataagtgaaCTAAGAAAAAAAGCCTTACTGTGTATAGTGGCTGTTATTTACAACAGCCTGTATTAGCTTTGCAGAGAATATGAAGATGTATTTAACAGAATCCCTATCTTTAAGGAGTCTGCAGTTTGATGTAGAAGACAGTATGTGTGCGTCTTATGATAACAGAGAGAGATTACAGCTAGACAGGACTTTGGGAAGAGTGATGTTCTAGCCTCAACCTCATTTGAAGTTCCGAGGAATTGTTTGAAAGAAACAAACTTCTGGACTCCAGTGATCAGGGAATCATGGCATCAGCTAGCACTTACTGAGTACTGGCCATGAGCTAGGCACTGTTTGGTACTTTCCATGCTAAAAGGCCATGACCTAGATGTGGAGGGCTGGGAAGAAATAGGTATGTGGAAAGAAGGTTGCTCACCTCAGGGTGGAGCTGACATACACAGAGGGAAAAGAGCAAAGGTGACAACATGCAAGGTGTATCTGGGAGGTGGCGAGGGGGCCAGTCTGACTACGGTACAGTCTGAGACCCCAGGACAGAAGATGACGTTGGGGAGACAGAGTGGGCCAGATGACAGGAGTCCTGAATGTTGAGTAGTACAGCCTTTATCCTGCAGGTAAAGAGAGCCGTGGGAAAGGAAtgatagtgtaaaagtgtttcatAGCAGGAGTTTAAACTCACAGTCTGTGTGTTCGATCAAGAACCCTCAGCTGTGGTTGGTTTAATCTGTGGAGTTTAAAAAAGCTGTATACTTCCGGACAGGGCGTGGAAACCTTCTTCCTATCACTCTACACCTAACTCATTTCACTGACTTCTAATACCTGACTGGCTCCTTGGCTACCAGTTTGAGACCCCAAGTTTATAGAGTGCTAACATAAGACCGATTTGGAGGGGAGAAGCTGAAACAAGGGACAGGGAAACTTATTAAGTAACTACTGCAAAAGTCCAGGAAGAGCAgtacaaatataaattaaaagagtgattaaaaaggaaaagaaaaagagctttgCGCAAGAGACATGGCTATCAAGAGAAGCATTAATTAATTAGGAAATGTAGAGGTCATGATAAAAACAAAAGGCAAGGACGAGGCCATTTGGAAAACAGGTAATTCCTGGGTTTTCCTTTGGGCGCTCTTTAGATATCTACATAAATTCTGGGCCAACCATTGTTTCTAAAACCTCTTACATTATTGGAAGACTGCATTTCTTCTATTGTGAGGAGGCTGGACTTCCCCTGCTCCTCTCAAAAGAGCCATTCTGGGCAGAACAACCATGATTGCTGTTTCTAAGACCCTCTTTTGTTCCGGATCCATAGAGCAGCTACCAATGTGATTTCATAAGCGACTACTGCTTAGTGCTAGCCTCCCATCTTCACTTGGCAAGAGAATCCCACAGCAGCTAGTCGTAAAGTAACTTCCCTGATCCCAGTGATCTATCTAGTCAAGAAGTAACTACCTCACTTAATAGGCAACAGGGAAGAAAACTCACAGCTTCGATTAGATAGCTTCTCTAAAGGCAAATCCAGGAGCAATCTGGGTTGTCATTTTTCTCCCCACTAGATACTGTGACCTTAGGTACTCCCCTGTATTTTGCTTCATGTGATACAAGCAGTTCTGAAAACATTTAAGTAAATGTTGCTAATCTAGACAGAGGGCAAGGAACATGCGTTGCTCTCTCCCAGattaaaagctttctttttttttttttttgagacggagtctcactctgtcgcccaggctggagtgcagtggtgcaatcttggctcactgcaagctccgcctcctgggttcatgccattctcctgcctcagcctcccgagtagctgggactacaggcgcccgccaccacgcccggctaattttttgtatttttagtagagacggggtttcaccgtgttagccaggatggtctccatctcctgcccttgtgatccgcccacctcggcctcccaaagtgctgggattacaggcgtgagccactgtgcccggccagattaAAAGCTTTCTAAAGACCCAAGCAGTAACACAGGGCTTCTTCCTCAGATtttagaaataatgaaattatttctaaaaacaaaaatcacttgaatctgaaacacttaatatatttttctgaacATATGACATTTCTGCAAGCAGATTATAAATGTAGAtgttaatgaagaaaaatgaatggtTTATCTTCACACAGCATATCATGTTGCTAAAATCTGCTCACAAGGGGACCTCTGAATTACATACTATGATTATTTTCAATGTTCAAAAATAGATTAACTTTCGTAAAATGTATCCAACATTCAATTTCAACCTCACTTGTTCAGAAAACAGCTACCTCATCTCTATGCGTGTAACAGTCTGTACAAGCTGAGTGTGCACCCTGTGGGTCATCCTGGCACTCTGAGTTTGCATGGCACATTTCGTTCAAGTTTGGATGCTAGGAGCTCCCTCTGAGTCTCAGGCTACAGGAGGAACAGCTGAAGAGTTTAAAGAGAAGATAATGCAACTCTTCCAGGTTCCAGAACCAAACAAACACATGATTTATTTGCATGATCAGGTTCCTGAGTAAAGGGGGTTTGGGTTCTGACATTAAAATCATCATGTCAGTGTATTATAGGTATTATAATACAATTTCATCCTTTGCCAAAAACTATGGGATGTTCAAATTCAGCAAAAAGACAACACACTTGGTGCCAGACGACTGTTAGACTGCAGGCTTCATGTGCATAAAAATCCTTACGTGTATTTTCAGTCACTGCATCTGTAATGCGGCCCTCACAGAGAAGTCACtcaataaaaattacagaatgaGAGAATAAACGAGTAAATCTTTCCAATGTGTTGTCTGACAATGCACATgtgatcattttttttcttaaaaatctatgAAAGGAGGATAAAATttttgatgctttttaaaaacagtatacAGTATAAACTATACTTTTGATGATAATGTGTCATGCTATTTTTTACGTAAGAAAGAATAGCAATACTTCAGATATTAAGCTATCACTTTACATAGCAAATTACTGGGTTTGAAAAAGCTTTCCAAACCTAGACAAGTTCCCTTTATACATGTCACTATATAAATAGTATAGACATTTTTAGTTCTCtgtgacattttatgtaaattatttcatttgatctgATGAATCCAATTGTTCAAagcaacacaacaaaacaagTGCTTGCACTGGGCTGGCAATGATGATCAAAACCAAATTCCACTGGAGCCAAGGCTGGGCAATGCAAAAGtggcaagaaaatgaaagcagacAGACAAGAGGAAAGGGGAAAGCTGGCAAAGAAAGAACAAACCAACCTGCTCTACCACAAACACAATGGTAGAAAGAGGGAAGTAAGAGAACCTGGGCGGGGAGAAATGATAGGGAGATCTGGGAAAGCAAACAGAGAAGGACCGCCTGCGATAGCACAGCAGcgtggaggggtggagggggcAGACCCATTGCCTCGGGGTTCCTAAGTGCAAGAAAAATGCTGTTCATAATTACTTGGTTATTAAGAGATCATGTTCTATATCCTCTAATCACAAACGGAAGGAAGcataaaaaaatatttcaaaaacaattcCAGTAAAATCAGCCAAGCGTGACAGCAGAGATCCCCCAAAAGGCCAAGAACATCATCTGatttctcattgtatcctcagcACCAAACACAGGGAAGACtcttaataaaattttactgaaagcacaaacagaaaaagtgtttgaaggccaagcatggtagttcaagcctgtaatcccagcactttggtaggccgaggtaggtggattacttgaggccaggagttgaagaccagcctggccaacatggtgaaaccccatctctactaaaaatataaaaagtagcggggcatggtggtgcatgcctgtagtcccagctactcgacagACTGAGGCacgagtattgcttgaacccaggagatggaggttgcagtgagctgagatcgtgccgctgcactccagcctgggcgacagagtgagactctgtatttaaaaaaaaaaaaaaaaaaaaaaagtttgaattaaaattttatatgctcaaatctaaaagaaatttttaaaataaaaatcctaagtTTGCACTTATAAGCAAACCCACAATTGCCTGGATATTTTACTTGGTCCAAAACCAAGTATTGGTTAAGGTATTAGAAAATATTAAGTGTTAGTGATTTTTAGCATTGAAACTTTAAAAACTCCTTTCCTGACAGAGTTAGGCAGACTTTGTTAAACCATGCTTTTCAGAATAGCGAGGGTAGTAAGTATTCAGAAAGCAAATGTTTAACAATCTGCTTGGCATTGTCATAGGAAAGTAAATTAGTTTTGTAAGTCATGTATATGTAGCTTTTGGGGTTCTTAAAATAGCTTAATAGATCAATATAATCTTAGGAAAGGAGACCATTATGTATTAACTTAATAGAAAAGACAACTTTAAACACATGTAATTTCCACTGTTAGCTGTTACCCAGCAGAAGTGACATTGTGTTTTGAGTTTGAGGAGGGAATATTCCATTTAGTTGTAATACGCAACATTAACAATCTGccaccttaaaatatttttccccaataTAAACAACTCTTTAATTTCTTAGAAATAGGATGACTCAGTTgagaacaattttaaatttagtgATGTGGGGAAAAATAATTTGGGAAAGGGATGTTGATCAATTGTAGGCTTTGGAAATACATGTCAATAGATGACTGAAATATACAGGAGAAATGCTACAGACCTTTGATACATCCACAACAAGACCCTTGTGCATCTTCAACACAGCTGAGTAGGGAGGAGGTTGAAGATAAAGGTTACCAAAACTCAAAGAATTGCTCTGGAGGAGACATCTGGCAAACTAGATGACAGAAATTTATCCAGCCGAACAGCTTTCAGgcagaagcaaaaattgaaatTCCAAAAGTTCCTATTATCCCCCCAAATATGAGTTACTGGGGAAAGATAGTTCTAAAAAGGCACACCATATGATTATCAGTGTGTAACTAGTCAAATGTCGAAATAGAGGAAAACGTTTTATAAGGTGGGCAAGACAACAGGAGCTCTCTGCTGCTTCTTCACAGTTTATACCTAAAAAGGTAAAATTAGACCACATGGGTTCTCCCTTTATGGTCAACTTGATTGTTGGCATGAGAAAGGGCAGTCAGACAGTGGTAACTATTTTGGTATTACAGCTAAGATTTGAATATGGGTATAAGCTTTGTGTTGTTAACTTCCTGTACCAGAGATTTAGTTAAAATGTACAAGAGAATGAATACCGGATTAAGTGCTATACCATTagctctaattttttaaaaaactatttttaacatTGTGGAAAAATATATAACACATGAAACTGCCATTTTAACTCTttgtaagtatacaattcagtggcattcatTACAATCAAAACGtgtaccatcaccaccatctatttcCAACATTTTTCATCGCCCCAAATGGAAATTCTGTGCCCATTAagcaatattaaataattttgttaagcaaaaaccacacacacacacacaaaaaaacaacagTCTGTAGAGAATTAACTGCAAATGGCAACCAAGCTGTCTGGTTAAAATAAGAGAATGAATAGTAAGCCAAGTGCTTTACTATTCTATCTAATtttggcaagaaaaaaattaaaaagaaaagtcattgtTTATAGAGAATTGACTATAAATGGCAATAAAGGGAGCTAGTAATATAGCAGCTATAATTACCTTAGACAGCTTTTCACAGTCTTCTGTTTTCACACATATTTTACTGTCTACTTTGGCTTtgttactttttcattttcccccttattttttttttaaatgataatgctGATTTAGAACACAATGAGTACAAATGGGACTTAAAAGTGAACTTAGGGGGAAAAAtggtgaagaaaaggaaaggcagctaGTATGCTAattttcagagaagaaaacaggCTTACAGAGGTAAAAGGTAACTCCAAGAAGCTGTTAACTACCTGGTGGGATTGTACTGGAACTAAGGCAATCGAATTCTGCTCTACCACCCCAGGCCGCCTTCGCGAGTGTGCGGTAGTTTGGATAtggcttttatcttttctttttccaaactttttttttgtattatcaaACAATGAAAAATGGTCATTTTTCCTTAATCTCTTTTTTCAACTTAATGTAAGGTTAAAAATTAATCTAGTAcctcttacattttaaaatgttccctCTATTCTTTAgactattttaaaagatttaaaaaatatattaacaagAGGAAGAAACAGTAAGTACATATCATATTTTATCTGCTAGATGtatgagaagaaaaatgagacttCCTTATTAGAATGTGACTATTCTGGTTTTGATTCCAATATCTGGAACTGCCACATAACAGTCAGGACTATAAAAAATGGATATATACAATAACGCTCACTCTAGCTGGAGGCATGCAAGAGAACATCTTGTAGTATGAACATTACAATGATTAAAAGTCATTTTATTCAATACATACAAATGTAAAAACTACTAATAATTAAAAGCTTACGTTAACTAGAATTTTCCCTCATGTTTGAGACAAGGGAAAACTTACAAAAACAAGGcaatttttaatacatatatatgttttttaaatgccattttacttttaattgtaCTTCATCTCTGATTTACCTCTGCAATCTCTATCCTTTTGGCAAGATCATCAAGAGAAAGACAGCTCTCATCAGAAGGCAGATTCTCCTGGAGACTATAGGATGCTTCTTCAGGAGAGAGATCTTGAAGGAGATCGGAGTCGTCGTCTTGGTTATCTTCATAGGAAAGGGAATCTTCAGGATCTTTTAAACAGCCTTCTAAAAGGCTGTTCAAATagtcttctgtttctttgttgagtTGGTCATCTTTATCTCCCTTTTCCTCTGGGGCCATACACACCTCTGGAAGCAGTATGCCTAAGTCAGATATTTGATTATTTCCACAGAGCACATTCTCAGAACCGTCTGAGTCAGCCTGCGCCTGTGGTGATTTTCCATCACTGTCTGTAAGATCAGGCTGCTGCAGCTCATTTAATTCATTGTTCTCAAGTTGGTCTGTGGGCAACGCCTCAGAAGCATCCCGAAGTGGCAAACGGAGTTCTTTCCTCTGAGCCTGTGAATATTTACCCTCAGAAATCAACGCAGGAGGTATACGGTCACAGCCTGGTGAAATCAACGGCTCTGTCTCTGACTTGCTGGAAAGAAACACCTTAGGGTCTTCAGCAATGCCGTCTATTCTGGCCACATCCTGGCAGGCCTCTGTTTGAGCCAGCTGCAAGCGACTGTCATCCTCACAAGCATCCTCAGAAGAGTCTGGCCCAGACGGGCTCCCTGCTGTCTCGGAGGACTGGGTGTGGAGCGCTAACGTGGCTTCAGCGCTGCAGAGCAGCTCCTCCATGTGGTCCTTTCCTGCAGTTACCGAAAGGCTTGGGGAATCTGCTTGCACGTCCATCTGATGACAGCAGGGACTGCTCCCCAGGGGCTCCACTGTATGTTGGCTTTCTTTACTTGACTCTGTGCCGAGACAAGTTTTACTCtctaaagatgaagaaaaataaattgttaaaaattcaaaacaacacTTTGtataggaaggaaaagaagggacaTATGAATATGTGTAATACAACAATATTCTAACCCTTTCAAATGGAAATTCTGTCTGTTGCATAATAGTGTCTTTAGGTAGAGGAAATAcccaaaatatttagtaaataatcCTTATACATAACAGGGATTATTCAAAAGCATGTGAATATGAATAAATCACTTAGTCCTCATTAAAATCAACAAAGTCATTTTCAAAGGTTTAAAAGATATTCTGAACtttatttattaaacttttacattaaaatgaagttacaaaaattattttcagcacATTTAAGGCATGGtgtatggggccaggcacagtggctcacgcctgtagtcccagcactttgggaggccgaggtgggcggatcacctgaggtcgggaattcgaaaccagcctgaccaacatggagaaaccccgtctctattaaaaatacaaaattagctgggtgtgttggcacatgcctgtaatcccagctactcgggaggctgaggcaagaaaattgcttgaacccgggaggcggaggctgcggtgagctgagatcacgccattgcactccagcctgggcaacaagagcaaaactccatctcaaaaagaaacaaacaaaaaaagacatggtgtattaagtaaatatttttacatgatgAACCTCAGTAACACATTCatcattttaaatgtaagaaaagtAGTACTGGTCTGGTTTACTAAGATTAAAGGAACAAACTCGGTTCTCTTCAAATTTATAATTTGACCATAATAGCACTAATAAATGTGTTTGCAAATtacttgcaactttttttttttttttgagacggagtctcgctctgtcacccaggctggagcgcagtggcgcgatctcggctcactgcaagctccgcctcccgggttcacgccattctcctgcctcagcctcctgagcagctgggactacaggcgcccgccaccatgcccagctaatttttggtattttttagtagagatggggtttcaccgtgttagccaggatggtttcgatctcctgacctcgtgatctgcccgcctcggcctcccaaagtgctgggattacaggcgtgagccaccacgccgagcAATTTCTTAAAGGGAGGTAGCAAAGGGTAGCAATAAAAAGGATAAGTTTTTGCAACAAGTAGAAATGGGTTTGAATTCTGACATCTCTTTCAATTTCTACTTTAAGTAAAACcaacttatttttccttcactttaaaATGAAACAGTTAAAAACCTCCGTGTGAATAATGAATGAGAAGTGCATGGATGGGTAGGTAACAGAGAAGCTTGCTCATCCTCGCTTTATTGGTACACTTAGCGTTCATAACTATTTTAGAAGCTTTAAcctttttggccgggcgcagtggctcaagcctgtcatcccagcactttgggaggccgaagcgggcggatcacgaggtcaggagatcgagaccatcctgtctaacacggtgaaaccccgtctctactaaaaacacaaaaaattagccgggcgcggtggcgggcgcctgtagtcccagctactcgggaggctgaggcaggagaatggcgtgaacccgggaggcggagcttgctgtgagccgagattgggccactgcgctccagcctgagggacagagcgagactccgtttccaaaaaaaaaagtagttttaacCTTTTTATACTAATATGTTGTTtaacttaaataaa
This genomic window contains:
- the CNST gene encoding consortin isoform X5 — translated: MQEKVLSAVTYAVGDEEAAEVNANEQPEAPKLVLQSLFSLIRGEVEQLDSRALPLCLHQIAESYFQEEDYEKAMKFIQLERLYHEQLLANLSAIQEQWETKWKTVQPHTVTALRNSEKGFNGEDFERLTKICATHQDPLLSKHKIAAVEKSQERKCSMQLLVSEDPKEGGATTKESESKTCLGTESSKESQHTVEPLGSSPCCHQMDVQADSPSLSVTAGKDHMEELLCSAEATLALHTQSSETAGSPSGPDSSEDACEDDSRLQLAQTEACQDVARIDGIAEDPKVFLSSKSETEPLISPGCDRIPPALISEGKYSQAQRKELRLPLRDASEALPTDQLENNELNELQQPDLTDSDGKSPQAQADSDGSENVLCGNNQISDLGILLPEVCMAPEEKGDKDDQLNKETEDYLNSLLEGCLKDPEDSLSYEDNQDDDSDLLQDLSPEEASYSLQENLPSDESCLSLDDLAKRIEIAEVVPTEGLVSILKKRNDTVGDHPAQMQHKPSKRRVRFQEIDDSLDQDEVGGGSCILLVLLCIATVFLSVGGTALYCTFGDMESPVCTDFADNMDFYYTKLLQGVAELKHWIYLS